From one Pseudomonas sp. B21-048 genomic stretch:
- a CDS encoding PLP-dependent aminotransferase family protein — protein sequence MELRIDRQALVPVVQQIVDALVDWLRRDEVSPGTRLPTVRQIARINLLSQSSVVEACERLAAQGVLATHNGAGFFVAATALAVQRQRDLPWFEGGEQQSDFVSELTLGCGGLPESWRETDDLSYAIRQVSRTDMAGLFNYSTPLGLPALRQQILKRLKQLCIEVDESRIMTTAGASHGLDLIVRTLFKPGDCVVVESPGYSMLFDLLRLHGVSMIEVPRTPRGPDTEALEALLRKYKPRGLFINSFYHNPTGSSLTSGVAQQVLQLAKKNGLLVVEDDVYADFHSGPGTRLAALGIDDNVIYVGSYSKTLSSSLRVGFVVAGADVISRLAEVKMISSMGASRFSESVLACLLASGAYRKLVQRQRQRLSIGREAALQVLEDAEWEVFGKPVGGLFIWARSRESDYAQVQIQARRFGVLLSCPTAFSPSDQAHDWQRINVAYAGDPRARAFFQATLDRPKAF from the coding sequence ATGGAGTTGAGAATCGATCGACAGGCATTGGTGCCTGTTGTGCAGCAAATCGTCGACGCATTGGTCGACTGGCTCCGTCGCGACGAGGTATCGCCGGGAACGCGTTTGCCGACCGTACGGCAAATCGCGCGGATCAATCTGCTCAGTCAATCCAGCGTTGTCGAAGCCTGCGAACGGCTGGCGGCTCAAGGGGTACTGGCGACGCATAACGGGGCGGGTTTCTTTGTCGCGGCTACAGCGCTGGCCGTTCAGAGGCAACGGGATCTGCCCTGGTTCGAAGGAGGTGAGCAGCAGAGCGACTTCGTCAGCGAGCTGACGCTGGGTTGCGGCGGATTACCCGAAAGCTGGCGCGAGACCGACGACCTGAGCTATGCCATACGCCAAGTCAGCCGCACTGACATGGCCGGGCTGTTCAACTACAGCACGCCGCTGGGCCTGCCTGCTTTGCGCCAGCAGATCCTAAAACGGTTGAAGCAACTTTGTATCGAGGTGGATGAAAGCCGAATAATGACCACCGCGGGGGCCAGTCATGGGCTCGATCTGATTGTGCGCACTTTGTTCAAACCGGGCGATTGCGTGGTGGTAGAAAGTCCTGGTTATTCGATGTTGTTCGATCTGCTCAGGCTGCACGGCGTCAGTATGATCGAGGTGCCACGCACCCCTCGCGGGCCAGACACCGAAGCACTCGAGGCATTGTTGCGCAAGTACAAACCCCGTGGCTTGTTCATCAACAGTTTTTATCACAACCCTACTGGCAGCAGTCTGACCTCGGGGGTGGCTCAGCAGGTCCTGCAACTGGCCAAGAAAAATGGTCTGCTGGTGGTCGAAGACGATGTCTATGCGGATTTTCACAGCGGCCCCGGCACGCGTCTTGCGGCACTCGGCATTGATGACAACGTGATCTACGTCGGCAGCTACTCCAAAACCCTCAGCAGTTCGTTACGGGTCGGTTTTGTCGTGGCCGGTGCTGATGTTATTTCGCGATTGGCAGAGGTCAAGATGATCAGCAGCATGGGCGCTTCACGATTTAGCGAATCGGTACTGGCGTGCTTGTTGGCCAGTGGTGCCTATCGCAAGTTGGTGCAGCGCCAGCGCCAGCGTTTAAGTATTGGCAGGGAAGCAGCCTTGCAAGTACTTGAAGACGCCGAGTGGGAGGTTTTCGGCAAACCGGTGGGCGGTCTGTTCATCTGGGCGCGATCGCGCGAGTCCGACTACGCTCAGGTGCAAATTCAGGCACGGCGCTTCGGTGTGCTGCTGTCTTGCCCAACGGCGTTCAGTCCGAGCGACCAGGCCCATGACTGGCAGCGCATCAATGTCGCCTATGCGGGTGATCCTCGCGCCCGGGCATTTTTTCAGGCCACTCTGGATCGACCTAAAGCGTTCTGA
- a CDS encoding NADP-dependent oxidoreductase: MTTLTNRQFLLAKRPVGAATRETFTYQEVPVGEPAAGQILVKNEYLSLDPAMRGWMNEGKSYIPPVGIGEVMRALGVGKVIASNNPGFAVGDYVNGALGVQDYFLGEPRGFYKVDPKLAPLPRYLSALGMTGMTAYFALLDVGAPKAGDTVVLSGAAGAVGSIAGQIAKIKGCRVVGIAGGADKCKFLIDELGFDGAIDYKNEDVQAGLKRECPKGVDVYFDNVGGDILDAVLSRLNMKARVVICGAISQYNNKEAVKGPANYLSLLVNRARMEGFVVMDYAAQFGAAGQEMAGWMAKGQLKSKEDIVEGLETFPETLMKLFSGENFGKLVLKV, from the coding sequence ATGACTACCCTGACCAATCGCCAGTTTCTGCTCGCCAAACGTCCCGTGGGGGCGGCTACCCGGGAGACGTTCACCTATCAGGAAGTACCGGTCGGCGAGCCAGCGGCGGGTCAGATTCTGGTCAAGAACGAATACCTGTCGCTGGACCCGGCCATGCGTGGCTGGATGAATGAGGGCAAGTCCTACATCCCTCCGGTTGGCATTGGCGAAGTGATGCGTGCATTGGGCGTAGGCAAAGTCATTGCCTCGAACAATCCGGGTTTTGCCGTGGGGGATTACGTCAACGGCGCCTTGGGTGTGCAGGATTACTTCCTCGGCGAGCCGCGAGGTTTCTACAAGGTCGATCCGAAACTGGCGCCGCTGCCGCGCTATTTATCCGCGCTGGGCATGACCGGGATGACCGCCTACTTCGCCCTGCTCGATGTCGGCGCACCGAAAGCCGGCGACACCGTGGTGCTGTCGGGCGCGGCCGGTGCGGTGGGCAGCATTGCCGGGCAGATCGCCAAGATCAAAGGTTGCCGGGTGGTGGGCATTGCCGGCGGCGCGGACAAGTGCAAGTTCCTGATCGACGAGCTGGGTTTTGACGGTGCCATCGACTACAAAAACGAAGACGTACAGGCTGGCCTGAAGCGCGAATGCCCGAAAGGTGTCGATGTGTATTTCGATAACGTCGGCGGCGATATTCTCGACGCGGTGCTGAGCCGTTTGAACATGAAAGCGCGGGTGGTGATTTGCGGTGCCATCAGCCAATACAACAACAAGGAAGCGGTCAAAGGCCCGGCCAATTACCTGTCGCTGCTGGTCAACCGCGCGCGGATGGAAGGCTTTGTGGTGATGGATTACGCCGCGCAGTTCGGCGCTGCCGGGCAGGAAATGGCCGGCTGGATGGCCAAGGGGCAGCTCAAGAGCAAGGAAGATATTGTTGAAGGATTGGAAACGTTCCCGGAGACGCTGATGAAATTGTTCAGCGGCGAGAATTTCGGCAAGTTGGTGTTGAAGGTTTAA
- the pyrF gene encoding orotidine-5'-phosphate decarboxylase has translation MSACQTPIIVALDFPSRDAALKLADQLDPKLCRVKVGKELFTSCASEIVGTLRDKGFEVFLDLKFHDIPNTTAMAVKAAAEMGVWMVNVHCSGGLRMMAACREVLDQRSGPKPLLIGVTVLTSMEREDLAGIGLDIEPQEQVLRLAALAEKAGMDGLVCSALEAQALKAAHPSLQLVTPGIRPAGSAQDDQRRILTPRQALDAGSDYLVIGRPISQAADPAKALAAVVAELA, from the coding sequence ATGTCCGCTTGCCAGACGCCTATCATCGTCGCCCTGGATTTTCCCTCCCGTGACGCCGCACTGAAGCTGGCCGATCAACTGGACCCGAAGCTGTGCCGGGTCAAAGTCGGTAAAGAACTGTTCACCAGTTGCGCCTCGGAAATCGTCGGCACCCTGCGCGACAAAGGCTTCGAAGTGTTCCTGGACCTCAAGTTCCACGACATTCCGAACACCACCGCCATGGCCGTCAAGGCCGCCGCGGAAATGGGCGTGTGGATGGTCAACGTGCACTGCTCCGGCGGTCTGCGCATGATGGCCGCCTGCCGTGAAGTGCTCGATCAGCGCAGCGGCCCGAAACCGCTGTTGATCGGCGTGACCGTGCTGACCAGCATGGAGCGTGAGGATCTGGCGGGTATCGGTCTGGACATCGAGCCACAGGAGCAGGTACTGCGCCTGGCCGCGCTGGCGGAAAAAGCCGGGATGGACGGTCTGGTCTGCTCGGCCCTGGAAGCCCAGGCCTTGAAAGCCGCTCACCCGTCGTTGCAACTGGTGACCCCGGGGATTCGTCCGGCGGGCAGCGCCCAGGACGATCAACGCCGCATCCTGACCCCGCGTCAGGCGCTGGACGCCGGTTCCGATTACCTGGTGATCGGCCGTCCGATCAGCCAGGCGGCGGATCCGGCGAAGGCGTTGGCGGCCGTGGTCGCAGAGCTCGCTTAA
- a CDS encoding AI-2E family transporter, translating to MLNNDRLLVQILLLVLFGASFWVMAPFWSALFWGAVLAFASWPLMRLLTRWLNGRESLAALLLTLGWMLLVAAPLVWLGFNLADHVRDATAFIKDVQVDGLPEAPTWLGSIPLIGERLVALWNSIDQQGAAMMLAIKPYLGQVGNWLLARSAQIGGGILELTLSIVFVFFFYRDGPRLAVFVHGLLERLIGDRAGYYIELVAGTVQRVVNGVIGTAAAQAVLALIGFLIAGVPGALVLGIVTFLLSLIPMGPPLVWIPATAWLAWKGEYGMAVFLGIWGTFIISGVDNVLKPYLISRGGNLPLVIVLLGVFGGLIAFGFIGLFIGPTLLAVAYSLLTDWSKSQARVEDRRP from the coding sequence ATGCTCAATAACGATCGGCTGTTGGTGCAGATTCTGCTCCTGGTGCTGTTTGGCGCGAGCTTCTGGGTAATGGCGCCGTTCTGGTCGGCATTGTTCTGGGGGGCCGTGCTGGCGTTTGCCAGTTGGCCACTGATGCGTTTGCTGACCCGTTGGCTCAATGGCCGTGAATCCCTGGCGGCGCTTTTATTGACGCTAGGCTGGATGTTACTGGTGGCAGCACCGCTGGTGTGGCTGGGCTTCAACCTGGCCGATCATGTACGCGATGCCACGGCGTTCATCAAGGATGTGCAAGTCGATGGTCTGCCTGAAGCACCGACCTGGCTGGGCAGTATTCCCTTGATCGGCGAGCGTCTGGTGGCTCTCTGGAACAGCATCGATCAGCAAGGCGCGGCGATGATGCTGGCGATCAAGCCCTATTTGGGGCAGGTCGGTAACTGGTTGCTGGCCCGCAGCGCACAGATCGGCGGTGGCATCCTTGAGTTGACGCTGAGTATTGTCTTTGTTTTCTTTTTCTACCGGGACGGGCCGCGATTGGCGGTGTTTGTCCATGGGTTGCTGGAACGGCTGATTGGCGATCGCGCCGGGTATTACATCGAACTGGTGGCAGGTACCGTACAGCGTGTGGTCAATGGTGTGATCGGTACGGCGGCGGCTCAGGCCGTGCTGGCGTTGATCGGCTTCCTGATTGCCGGCGTGCCTGGGGCGCTGGTGTTGGGGATTGTGACGTTTTTGCTGAGCCTGATTCCAATGGGCCCGCCCTTGGTGTGGATTCCGGCCACGGCGTGGCTGGCCTGGAAGGGCGAGTACGGAATGGCGGTGTTTCTCGGGATTTGGGGGACGTTCATCATCAGCGGGGTCGACAACGTGCTTAAGCCGTACCTGATCAGTCGTGGCGGGAATTTGCCGTTGGTGATTGTGCTGCTCGGGGTGTTTGGCGGGTTGATTGCGTTTGGGTTTATCGGGTTGTTTATTGGTCCGACGTTGTTGGCGGTTGCGTACAGCCTGTTGACTGACTGGAGCAAAAGCCAGGCTCGCGTTGAAGATCGCCGGCCCTGA
- a CDS encoding DUF4892 domain-containing protein, translating to MRSLTVLALCCFSPLLFAADVPGSQDLPIVPRMADAQIVDYRPAVELERIYPLGSIRKISGQLRFDGQVSARGQATSVTYELPPEHSSTDAFTAAREALQKQGAELLFWCQARDCGESSLWANEVFGNAKLYGADNQQAYLLLRLAAPQDNTLVALYSITRGNRKAYLHVEQFDAAAPLGDLLPTSATLLRQLKSTGKLDFPKLGGDLDDTWLRLISRGLNLDTTLRVSVAGSKAEVWRQALIGQGVRAARMETGSVEGSGLHFELLR from the coding sequence ATGCGTTCACTCACTGTGCTGGCGCTGTGTTGTTTCAGTCCTCTTTTATTTGCCGCTGATGTCCCTGGCAGTCAGGACCTGCCGATCGTGCCGCGTATGGCCGATGCGCAGATCGTCGACTATCGCCCGGCTGTCGAGCTTGAGCGGATCTACCCGCTGGGATCTATCCGCAAGATCAGTGGTCAGTTGCGCTTTGACGGTCAAGTCAGCGCCCGTGGGCAGGCCACCTCGGTAACCTATGAGCTGCCACCGGAGCATTCCTCCACCGATGCCTTCACCGCCGCCCGCGAAGCGTTGCAAAAACAGGGCGCCGAGTTGCTGTTCTGGTGTCAGGCCCGTGATTGTGGCGAAAGCAGCCTGTGGGCCAATGAAGTCTTCGGCAACGCCAAACTGTATGGCGCCGATAATCAGCAGGCTTATTTGTTGCTGCGTTTGGCGGCCCCTCAAGACAACACCCTGGTGGCGCTTTACAGCATCACTCGCGGCAATCGCAAAGCCTATCTGCACGTCGAGCAGTTCGACGCTGCTGCACCCTTGGGTGATTTGCTGCCAACGTCCGCGACCTTGCTGCGGCAACTCAAAAGCACCGGAAAACTCGATTTCCCCAAGCTTGGGGGTGACCTTGACGACACCTGGTTGCGTTTGATTTCCCGGGGACTGAACCTGGACACCACATTGCGCGTCAGTGTTGCGGGATCCAAGGCCGAAGTCTGGCGCCAGGCGCTGATCGGCCAGGGCGTACGGGCGGCGCGGATGGAAACCGGCAGCGTCGAAGGCTCTGGCCTGCACTTCGAGCTGTTGCGATAA
- a CDS encoding glutathione S-transferase family protein, with product MIDLYTAATPNGHKVSIVLEELGLPYTVHALSFDKKEQKSKDFLKINPNGRIPAIVDRANGDFAVFESGAILIYLAEMTGKLLPQDPKGRSVVLQWLMFQMGGIGPMQGQANVFFRYFPEKLQGAIDRYQHETRRLYEVLDTRLQAVEFLAGEYSIADIATYPWVRGHEWSGVAVEGLSALQRWMATMEARPAVQRGLLVPERIDDASVVKGAQAMLIR from the coding sequence ATGATAGATCTGTACACCGCAGCGACTCCGAATGGCCACAAGGTCTCTATCGTGCTCGAGGAACTCGGCCTGCCCTATACGGTGCATGCCTTGAGTTTCGACAAAAAGGAACAGAAGTCCAAGGACTTCCTCAAGATCAATCCCAATGGGCGGATTCCGGCGATTGTCGACCGTGCCAATGGCGATTTCGCCGTGTTCGAGTCCGGCGCGATCCTGATTTACCTCGCCGAGATGACCGGCAAACTGCTGCCCCAGGACCCCAAGGGGCGCTCGGTGGTGTTGCAGTGGCTGATGTTCCAGATGGGCGGAATCGGACCGATGCAGGGCCAGGCCAACGTGTTTTTCCGTTATTTCCCGGAAAAACTCCAAGGCGCTATCGACCGTTATCAACATGAAACCCGGCGCTTGTATGAAGTGCTCGACACGCGTCTGCAAGCCGTGGAATTTCTGGCGGGCGAATACAGTATTGCCGACATTGCCACTTATCCGTGGGTCCGTGGGCATGAATGGTCCGGTGTCGCGGTGGAGGGCTTGTCAGCCCTGCAGCGCTGGATGGCGACCATGGAGGCGCGCCCTGCGGTGCAGCGTGGTTTGCTGGTGCCCGAGCGCATCGATGACGCGAGTGTCGTCAAGGGTGCCCAGGCCATGCTGATCCGATGA
- a CDS encoding alpha/beta hydrolase, which yields MSNVVEEVRLSLPHIELAAHLFGPEDGLPVIALHGWLDNANSFARLAPKLKGLRIIALDMAGHGHSGHRPNGAGYALWDYAHDVLQVAEQLGWKRFALLGHSLGAIVSLVLAGSLPERVTHLALIDGIIPPTDKGENAAERMGMALQAQLDLREKRKPVYNLLDRAIEARMKGLVAVSREAAELLAQRGLMPVPGGYTWRTDNRLTLPSPLRLTTEQAMAFVQRISCPALLVVAADGMLAKHSELLERLPFNREQLPGGHHLHLNDEPGADLVADCFNRFFAVP from the coding sequence ATGAGCAATGTCGTCGAAGAAGTTCGTCTGAGCCTGCCGCATATCGAGTTGGCGGCGCACTTGTTCGGTCCCGAGGACGGCTTGCCGGTGATCGCCTTGCACGGCTGGCTGGACAACGCCAACAGCTTTGCCCGGCTGGCTCCCAAGCTCAAAGGCTTGCGTATCATCGCGCTGGACATGGCCGGGCACGGTCACTCGGGGCATCGACCGAATGGCGCCGGTTACGCGCTGTGGGACTACGCGCACGACGTGCTGCAAGTGGCCGAGCAGTTGGGGTGGAAACGTTTTGCGCTGTTGGGGCATTCCCTGGGGGCGATCGTCTCGCTGGTGCTGGCCGGATCGTTGCCGGAACGGGTCACTCATCTGGCCTTGATCGACGGCATCATTCCTCCTACAGACAAAGGCGAAAATGCCGCCGAGCGCATGGGCATGGCCCTGCAAGCGCAACTGGATCTGCGAGAAAAACGCAAACCGGTCTACAACCTCCTCGATCGCGCCATCGAAGCACGCATGAAAGGCTTGGTGGCGGTCAGCCGCGAAGCCGCCGAACTGCTGGCCCAGCGCGGCTTGATGCCGGTGCCGGGCGGTTATACCTGGCGCACCGACAACCGCCTGACGCTTCCTTCGCCGCTACGCCTGACCACTGAACAGGCAATGGCCTTCGTCCAGCGCATCAGTTGTCCTGCCCTCTTGGTGGTCGCGGCGGACGGCATGCTCGCCAAACATTCAGAGCTGTTGGAACGTCTACCCTTTAACCGTGAACAGTTGCCTGGCGGCCATCATTTGCACCTGAATGACGAACCCGGCGCCGACCTTGTCGCAGACTGTTTCAATCGGTTCTTCGCCGTTCCTTGA
- a CDS encoding alpha/beta fold hydrolase: protein MSQQIFFAHANGFPSGTYGKLFAALAPEYQVTHLEQHAHDPRFPADDNWNNLVDELIYHLKQQPEPVWGVGHSFGGVLHLHAALRCPELYRGVVMLDSPVLTRADQWVIRAAKRFGFIDRLTPAGRTLGRREEFADLNAARLYFAGKTLFRGFDPECFEAYLQHGLQKVGDKLRLRFDPATEISIYRGVPHTSPGRARQLKVPLAVVRGHKSLVVMRHHARSVGRMPLGESLTLPGGHMFPLERPQDTATLLKNLFSRWEARSQQECA from the coding sequence ATGTCGCAACAGATATTTTTTGCCCACGCCAATGGTTTTCCATCGGGGACCTATGGCAAGTTGTTCGCGGCGCTAGCGCCCGAGTATCAGGTGACGCATCTGGAGCAGCACGCCCATGACCCGCGTTTTCCGGCGGACGACAACTGGAACAATCTGGTGGATGAGCTGATTTATCACCTCAAGCAGCAGCCGGAGCCGGTGTGGGGCGTTGGCCACTCCTTCGGTGGCGTGCTGCACCTGCATGCTGCTCTACGTTGCCCTGAGCTGTATCGTGGCGTGGTGATGCTCGATTCGCCGGTGCTGACCCGCGCCGATCAATGGGTGATCCGTGCCGCCAAGCGCTTTGGTTTCATCGATCGCTTGACCCCGGCCGGTCGTACGTTGGGCCGACGGGAAGAGTTTGCCGATCTGAACGCGGCTCGCCTGTATTTCGCTGGCAAAACCCTGTTTCGTGGCTTCGATCCGGAATGCTTCGAGGCCTATCTTCAACATGGTTTGCAAAAGGTCGGCGACAAACTGCGCCTGCGTTTCGACCCGGCCACGGAAATCAGCATCTATCGTGGTGTGCCCCACACCAGCCCTGGTCGGGCACGGCAGTTGAAAGTGCCGCTGGCGGTGGTTCGCGGGCACAAGAGCCTCGTGGTGATGCGCCATCACGCCCGTTCCGTCGGGCGCATGCCATTGGGCGAGTCCTTGACCCTGCCTGGCGGCCATATGTTTCCCCTCGAACGTCCACAAGACACGGCTACGCTGCTGAAGAATCTGTTCAGTCGCTGGGAAGCTCGCAGTCAACAGGAGTGCGCATGA
- a CDS encoding RHS repeat-associated core domain-containing protein: protein MHRKTPTVSVKDPRGLNVATVSYYRDTLGKPAEPRIYRQSYNAAGRPTISRDPRLYKLLETEPDARPNLLTVFSLTGAPLYIGSVDAGSRLVLLGMAGQNLMSWDSLLTQVRTDYDLLLRPVKTVEQAPDKPARTRAFYTYGDATQETASRNQCGRLIRHDDSAGTVHFTAYALTGGINSQVRHFLKKLDEPDWPIDEAERNLLNEAGTGATTHNHYNAAGFAISQEDARGNVRFSHLNIAGQLRETGLKLAAQTQEKSLLSFIDYNAFGSIERQIAGNGLISEACYSPLDGRLLELKTRLPGKSLLQHFSYRYDRVGNILSINDAALRTYFFRNQKVEPIRTFAYDSLYQLIEAKGWQRANSQMGPQLPDFESPPDPGQLENYCQTYTYDAGSNLTKLIHSAASRSQTQRIGISKYSNRGLPQKDNGELPTENEIAAGFDANGNKKLLQPGQNLIWSLNSRLQQVDQVVRENAPNDTEIYIYDEAGQRQRKIRIASAGTLTRTHETRFLPGLEIRTSADEVLHVISVQAGCCTVQVLHWEKGGPSAAAQNQYHYSLNDHLGSSTLVLNDQAKLISLESYYPYGGTAWWAGNDKIEASYRTIRYSGKERDATGLYYYGARYYSPWWQRWLNPDPAGTVDGLNLYLFVRSNPVTFVDSDGQALTEAIEAFDHMLRNGSAWKQIDNGQDGLTTFQQQSRKNIRQLEERLGESIELDSAETLFLQEFSDSSFHIVHFSDQDLRTNDVVELFSRKQLIERQLVFNENNTAEGDLTSLGTDDFVFFSLEAQNEPAKPSSRFGDKRYRAAFSILQESGQAEHSMLQSLDIILPTSRPRAAPAWVKDAHAYGRDFALRDNENEDTQRHGAMFVGQQDMIRGMGLNVMIDVLTYAEEPGDTLYDVSADTLMNSLYRPQVLVPNKVRLKPSQYSYQQTRKPY from the coding sequence ATGCACAGAAAAACCCCGACAGTCTCCGTGAAGGATCCGCGAGGGCTCAATGTCGCCACTGTGTCCTACTACCGCGACACACTCGGCAAGCCAGCAGAGCCTCGAATTTACCGTCAATCCTATAATGCCGCAGGTCGCCCGACGATCAGCCGCGACCCTCGTCTGTACAAGCTGCTTGAGACCGAGCCAGACGCCCGGCCAAACCTGCTGACAGTTTTCAGCCTCACGGGTGCGCCCCTCTACATTGGTAGTGTGGACGCGGGCAGTCGGCTGGTCTTGCTCGGCATGGCTGGTCAAAATCTCATGAGTTGGGACAGTTTGCTCACTCAAGTCAGGACCGACTATGACCTATTGCTGCGCCCCGTCAAAACTGTCGAGCAAGCTCCAGACAAACCAGCCAGAACCCGTGCCTTTTACACCTATGGTGACGCGACCCAGGAAACTGCCTCACGCAATCAATGCGGTCGGCTGATCCGTCATGATGACAGTGCCGGCACCGTGCATTTCACAGCCTACGCACTGACCGGTGGAATCAACTCGCAGGTCCGACATTTTCTCAAAAAATTAGACGAACCAGACTGGCCGATTGACGAAGCCGAAAGAAACCTGTTGAACGAAGCAGGTACCGGCGCAACCACCCACAATCACTACAATGCCGCAGGGTTCGCAATCAGCCAGGAAGATGCCCGAGGCAACGTCCGGTTCTCACACTTAAATATCGCCGGCCAACTCAGAGAGACGGGCCTGAAACTCGCCGCACAAACACAAGAGAAATCACTGCTGAGCTTCATCGACTACAACGCTTTTGGCAGCATCGAGCGGCAGATCGCCGGCAATGGCTTGATCAGCGAAGCCTGTTACTCCCCACTCGACGGCCGTTTGCTTGAGCTCAAGACCCGACTGCCCGGCAAATCATTGCTGCAACATTTCAGTTACAGGTACGACCGGGTCGGCAATATTCTCAGCATCAATGATGCGGCACTGCGCACCTATTTCTTTCGCAACCAGAAGGTCGAACCAATCCGTACCTTTGCCTACGACTCGTTATATCAACTGATAGAGGCAAAGGGCTGGCAGCGGGCCAACAGCCAGATGGGTCCACAACTGCCAGACTTCGAGTCACCACCTGACCCCGGGCAATTGGAAAACTACTGCCAGACCTACACGTACGATGCAGGTAGCAATCTGACCAAGCTGATTCACAGCGCTGCCAGCCGCAGCCAGACGCAGCGCATAGGCATCTCCAAATACAGCAATCGGGGCCTGCCGCAAAAGGACAATGGCGAATTACCCACCGAGAACGAAATAGCCGCAGGATTCGATGCCAACGGCAATAAGAAACTACTGCAGCCAGGTCAGAATCTGATCTGGAGCTTGAATAGCCGTCTGCAGCAAGTCGATCAGGTGGTGCGCGAGAACGCTCCAAATGACACCGAAATCTACATTTATGACGAAGCCGGTCAGCGTCAACGGAAAATCCGCATCGCTTCCGCCGGCACTTTAACGCGTACTCACGAGACGCGATTTTTACCGGGACTGGAAATCCGCACGTCGGCTGATGAAGTTCTGCACGTTATCTCTGTGCAGGCCGGATGCTGCACAGTGCAAGTTTTGCATTGGGAAAAAGGCGGGCCATCAGCCGCTGCGCAGAATCAATATCACTACAGCCTGAATGATCACTTGGGTTCCAGCACTCTGGTATTGAACGATCAGGCAAAGCTGATCAGCCTGGAAAGTTACTATCCGTACGGAGGGACTGCATGGTGGGCCGGAAATGACAAAATTGAAGCCAGTTACAGAACCATTCGCTACAGCGGTAAGGAGCGCGATGCTACCGGCTTGTATTACTACGGTGCCAGGTACTACTCGCCTTGGTGGCAACGCTGGCTCAATCCGGATCCTGCCGGAACCGTTGATGGTCTGAATCTTTATCTTTTTGTCCGAAGTAATCCTGTGACCTTTGTCGACTCTGATGGTCAGGCGCTCACAGAGGCTATAGAGGCTTTCGATCACATGTTGCGCAATGGGTCAGCATGGAAGCAGATTGATAACGGGCAAGACGGCCTGACTACCTTCCAGCAACAGTCCAGGAAAAATATAAGGCAACTTGAAGAGCGCCTTGGCGAATCAATCGAACTGGACTCTGCCGAGACTCTTTTTCTCCAGGAATTCAGCGACAGCTCATTCCATATCGTCCACTTTTCCGACCAGGATCTTCGCACCAACGATGTGGTTGAACTCTTCTCCAGAAAACAACTGATCGAACGGCAGTTGGTATTCAATGAAAACAACACAGCGGAGGGCGACTTGACCTCATTGGGAACTGACGATTTTGTTTTCTTTTCATTGGAAGCACAAAACGAGCCCGCCAAACCCAGCAGCCGGTTCGGTGACAAGCGCTACAGAGCAGCTTTTTCAATACTGCAGGAAAGCGGTCAGGCCGAGCATTCCATGCTCCAGAGCCTTGATATCATATTGCCCACAAGCAGACCAAGGGCAGCCCCTGCCTGGGTAAAAGATGCCCACGCGTACGGAAGAGACTTCGCTTTGAGGGACAACGAGAATGAAGATACCCAACGTCACGGGGCGATGTTCGTGGGACAGCAAGACATGATTCGCGGAATGGGACTCAACGTCATGATTGATGTTTTAACCTACGCAGAAGAGCCGGGAGACACACTCTATGACGTGTCTGCCGACACCTTGATGAATTCACTTTATCGCCCTCAGGTGTTGGTTCCAAACAAAGTCCGATTGAAACCGTCTCAATACAGCTATCAACAAACACGCAAGCCGTATTGA
- a CDS encoding hotdog fold thioesterase — MSLWRTTPNVEQLNAIQKNTIGEVLDIRFEAFDDESLTASMVIDHRTHQPYGLLHGGASVVLAETVGSMASFLCIDTSKFYCVGLEINANHLRGLRSGRVTAVAKAIHIGRTTHVWDIRLTSDEGKASCVSRLTMAVVPLGEQPPAR; from the coding sequence ATGAGTCTGTGGCGCACCACTCCCAACGTCGAGCAGTTGAACGCAATCCAGAAAAACACCATCGGCGAAGTGCTGGATATTCGCTTCGAAGCCTTCGATGACGAGTCCCTGACCGCAAGCATGGTCATCGACCATCGTACGCACCAGCCCTATGGTTTGTTGCACGGCGGCGCCTCCGTGGTGCTGGCCGAAACCGTCGGTTCGATGGCCAGTTTCCTGTGCATCGACACCAGCAAGTTTTATTGCGTGGGCCTGGAAATCAACGCCAACCATTTGCGCGGCCTGCGCAGTGGGCGAGTGACGGCGGTGGCCAAGGCGATTCACATTGGTCGCACTACCCACGTCTGGGATATCCGCCTCACCAGCGATGAGGGCAAGGCCAGTTGCGTGTCGCGGCTGACCATGGCGGTTGTTCCATTGGGGGAACAACCGCCAGCACGGTGA